In Peromyscus maniculatus bairdii isolate BWxNUB_F1_BW_parent chromosome 21, HU_Pman_BW_mat_3.1, whole genome shotgun sequence, one DNA window encodes the following:
- the Tbcc gene encoding tubulin-specific chaperone C codes for MEGVGCSAALGDGAAASPRDLSLVPERIQRREQERQLEVERRKQKRQDQEVEEEKSGFFAAAFARERAAAEELLRGEASAERLEEAANRLQGLRRLLNDSVLFLAAYDLRQGQAALAQLQATLTERRQELQPKKRFAFKARKKDAAGAAQVDAAPAASAAPSPPSAEEEGAPGLSWACGFSNLESQDLEKRAEELHQRDILLSDLTNCTVRLRGNPNTLRLAKARGCKVLCGPVSTSVFLEDCCDCILAVACQQLRVHTTKDTRVFLQVTSRAIVEDCSGIQFAPYTWSYPGIDKDFQDSGLDRSRNNWDHVDDFNWLARNVPSPNWSILPEAERDIQWD; via the coding sequence ATGGAGGGAGTGGGCTGCTCGGCGGCCCTGGGCGACGGCGCCGCGGCGTCCCCGCGGGACCTGAGCCTGGTGCCCGAGCGAATCCAGAGGCGCGAGCAGGAGCGGCAGCTGGAGGTGGAGAGGCGCAAGCAGAAGCGGCAGGaccaggaggtggaggaggagaagagcgGCTTCTTCGCCGCCGCCTTCGCCCGGGAGCGCGCGGCGGCCGAGGAGCTGCTGCGGGGCGAGGCGTCGGCCGAGCGCCTGGAAGAGGCGGCCAACCGGCTCCAGGGGCTGCGCAGACTCCTCAACGACTCGGTGCTCTTCCTCGCGGCCTACGACCTGCGGCAGGGCCAGGCGGCGCTGGCGCAGCTGCAGGCGACCCTCACCGAGCGGCGCCAGGAGCTGCAGCCCAAGAAGCGCTTCGCCTTCAAGGCGCGGAAGAAGGATGCTGCGGGGGCCGCCCAGGTAGACGCCGCACCCGCCGCCTCCGCGGCCCCTTCGCCGCCCTCGGCCGAGGAGGAGGGAGCTCCCGGGCTCAGCTGGGCCTGTGGCTTCTCCAACCTGGAGTCTCAAGATTTGGAGAAGAGAGCCGAGGAGCTGCACCAGCGCGACATTCTTTTGAGCGACCTGACCAACTGCACTGTCAGGCTGCGTGGCAATCCCAACACCTTGCGCCTGGCAAAGGCCCGCGGCTGCAAGGTGCTCTGCGGCCCGGTGTCCACCTCCGTGTTCCTGGAGGACTGTTGTGATTGCATACTGGCTGTGGCTTGCCAACAGCTCCGCGTGCACACCACCAAAGACACCCGAGTTTTCCTGCAGGTGACCAGCAGGGCCATCGTGGAGGACTGCAGCGGCATCCAGTTCGCCCCTTACACCTGGAGCTACCCCGGGATCGACAAGGACTTCCAGGACTCCGGTTTAGATAGGAGCAGAAATAACTGGGACCACGTTGACGATTTCAACTGGCTGGCCCGAAACGTGCCCTCCCCAAATTGGAGTATTCTCCCTGAAGCGGAGCGGGACATCCAGTGGGACTGA